A window of Bdellovibrionales bacterium genomic DNA:
CCCGCAACAGCAGCAAAAAGCTGCGACATCATTTGGGATTGTTTTTGTTGATCCGGAAGCATGCCGATCGCTTGTCAGAAAACTGGCCGTCAGGCTCGGCTACAGACTGTCTCATCGTTTTGTGCCCAGCACCTAATAATAACTAATTAATCCTGTTGGTATATCTTCGTCAGAAGATATCGCTTTTGCCTTAAATAATAACAAGAAATTATCATTTGCAGATAAGCCGAGGGCTAGATCGCATTCAATGGTGTGCAGAATTATCTTATAACTCTTGCAATTTCTGTCCATGTTGATTTTTATCATCGGGTGTACTCTATTAGTTGAGTTTGTCAGGGAAAGAAGAAATGAAGGTCTCAACTATTGAAGCAATCCTACCCGATAGCATCGACATTATCCTAGGGAAAAATCTAAGGTTTATGCGAATGTCCTGCAGTATTTCGCAACAGAATCTTGGCAAAGCAATTGGTGTTTCTTTTCAGCAAATCCAAAAATATGAAAAGGGGGAGAACAAAATAAGCGGAGCGCGTCTGTTCGCCGTGGCAAAATATCTGGACGTTCCTATTAAAGATTTTTTCCATAGCCTTGGTCTTGCGGCATCAAAAAATGATATCCCCAAGGACGTTGATAAAACAGCTTTGGAATTAATTTATCTTTTTAATTCTTTACATAGTCAGCAAACAAAAACGGCCCTTATTAATCTTATTAAGAAACAGATTGACAACCAAAAAACCCAAGCACTAACGACAAGGTCGCCAGATGATTGATATCGGTCGCTTTATTGAGGACACGAACGCTGCGAAAACGTCAGAGGAGGCCGTTCGTGTTTTTGGTGAAGCTTTGAGGCAACTTGGCTATGATCGATTTTGCTATAGCTTGATTACAGATCATCCCTCTCTTGGACTTAAAGCAGGGCATGGAGTCGCTAGAAACTATCCCCCTGATTGGATGGCTTACTACCTTGACAATAGTTATGAAAAGAAAGATCCAGTTCCTCGTTTTTGTTTTGCGACAACAAAACCCTTTACATGGGATTGGTTGACGTCAACACAAAATCTCGCACCGA
This region includes:
- a CDS encoding helix-turn-helix transcriptional regulator; this translates as MKVSTIEAILPDSIDIILGKNLRFMRMSCSISQQNLGKAIGVSFQQIQKYEKGENKISGARLFAVAKYLDVPIKDFFHSLGLAASKNDIPKDVDKTALELIYLFNSLHSQQTKTALINLIKKQIDNQKTQALTTRSPDD